The window AATCTTGGCCCGTACCTATTCTGAAGCAAATGGTGGGATGGCTACTAAGCGGCATCGCCATTTCCATGGGAGCCGGATTCTGGTACAACTTGCTTGGAAATGTGATGCGAGTGAGGAACACCGGCGAGCCGCCGAAATCTTAGCAAATCAGGGCTTTGCAATCTCAAGACCCTTGAGCTGGTCTACAAGATCATCAAGGTTTGACCAAGTTCTCGAGCAAGCTCTAGTTTTCGCTAGGTGCCTGGGTGTCTTGGTCTTCCTGTTGCTGCATCCGGCGGAGTTGTTCGGCGCGGAAGTCGGTGGCGGCGTTGTCAATATTATTTCGTTGCTGATTATAGAACTGCTGAGGCGATTGCCCGTTGTTCAGGTTCATGCGGTGGTAGATATCAAACAAGCTGCCGCCGTTGTTGTTGTCTAGAATATTGCCGCTGCCGCTGTCTTGGGTGCGTAGCCCCTCAAGGGGAGCGAGGTCAGAGGAGGTTTGGGCGATCGCTGTCCCGGCTGCCAACAGGAGGCTGCTGGTTGCCAGCAACCCTAAGGCTGTACGACGGAGGAATCGAATGGTGGAGACTGTTGCCATGGTCATCAATAGTTGGAGAAGACGTGAACTACATTAAGAGACGCTGGACGCCTTGAATTTGCTCCCAGCCTACTAGGTTGCTTTTAAGAAAGGGTGCGTTTGAGGGTGGAGCGAACGGCTAAAAGGGCGATCGCATCAAAGACGACGAGTACCGCTAGGGCCGCCACCATGGAGACTGCCCCAAAGGGAGCCTGCATCACCACGCTGGTCAGCGACCAATCGCCGTGGGTGTAGATATAGCGGATGGGCTCAATGGCGTAGCTGAGGGGATTGAGAGTTGCTACCACCTGCAGCCAAGCAGGCATAAAGGAGAGGGGTGCGAGGGCGGTGCTGGCGAATAGGAGCGGTAGGTTGGTGACAAAAATGACGGCGATCAGCTCCACATGTCCTGGTAAGGAGAAGGCCAATCCCAAACTTAGGGCGGTGACGCCCAACACCAGCAGCAGGACGATGGCAGTGACCAGCAGCAGTCCCCCTAGACCGGGCAATCCTGCGCCTAGGAAAGCGCTGGTGCCGACAATGGCAGCGGTTTGGATCAGGCTGAGGGTGGCAATGAACAGAGCTGAGGCCAAGACAATGGACAGCCGCGAGGCCAAGGGAGCCACGAGCAGGCGGTTGAGAAAGCCAAACTCGCGGTCAAACATCACTGGCAGCCCGGCATTCAGCGCACCGCCAAAGGCTGTGAAGACAATGATGCCAGCTCCCAAAAACTGTCCATAATTATCGCTTTCACCAAAGAGGCCGCGGGGAACATTCTGGAACAGTGCCCCAAAGAGTACCAACCACATCAACGGCTGGATCACTCCAGCAATCAGGGTCGTTGGGCGGCGCTGAAGCTGAATGAAGAGGCGGCGGGTGAGGGCTGCCGTTTCTTGGACAAATTCAGAGGAGAACAGACCTGGGAGGGCGATCGCTTCCGGGATCGTCGAGGCCGTAACCTCGGGTGATGAGACTTGGGGGGTTACCGTACGTGTCATAGGAATTAGCCGTGCAGTTCAGCGGGGATCAACAATCAACTACTCAATCAACTACGCCATCAATGATTCAATATCACACTATCAACCTTGCTCCGCATTCGTGTGGGTAGCAACGGGCGAGAGCGAGAGAACCTTAGCGCATATTTTGCT is drawn from Candidatus Obscuribacterales bacterium and contains these coding sequences:
- a CDS encoding ABC transporter permease, giving the protein MTRTVTPQVSSPEVTASTIPEAIALPGLFSSEFVQETAALTRRLFIQLQRRPTTLIAGVIQPLMWLVLFGALFQNVPRGLFGESDNYGQFLGAGIIVFTAFGGALNAGLPVMFDREFGFLNRLLVAPLASRLSIVLASALFIATLSLIQTAAIVGTSAFLGAGLPGLGGLLLVTAIVLLLVLGVTALSLGLAFSLPGHVELIAVIFVTNLPLLFASTALAPLSFMPAWLQVVATLNPLSYAIEPIRYIYTHGDWSLTSVVMQAPFGAVSMVAALAVLVVFDAIALLAVRSTLKRTLS